The Pedobacter mucosus genome window below encodes:
- a CDS encoding DUF4139 domain-containing protein encodes MKIYILMLLFPLSTLAQQQIKSKSVLESVTVYNYGAQLTHKGKINLPAGTSELVINNISGRINENSIQVGVSSGVTILAVQFNKDFLNADAMNPEIKKLNDSVKVIKNELSKTKNAKTIEEQTLVLLDENRKSGGYNNGTNVVELAKLAEYYRSKNNEVRNAISSLTLIEEKQSQRLNALEQQIVELRNSPNQQLGQLVLQVMAKENVDANYNISYVAPNANWAASYDIKAISILNPLGVVYKAAITQNTGLDWKKVKLSLSTGNPNYNITAPVLNPWFVSTYQPQQIRIRGMSTANMMNDTQMLNEVVVSSNLKGKVEGISTVNNYTSVNETQLGVTFNIDIPYDVNSDNKPHTVAFKEYEVPAKYKYYAAPKVSSDAYLLADVTDWEKLNLQAGNANIIFEGTYTGKSYIDPANILDTLSLSLGRDKKIIITKEKQADYSSTKFVGTNKKQVFTYLIKIRNTKKEAIDLSLKDQYPLSTQSDIEIELLEDSGAEVNKENGMLSWQLKVAPNETKTIKLSYSVKAPKSKIIAGL; translated from the coding sequence ATGAAAATCTACATTTTAATGCTTCTATTTCCTTTAAGCACACTTGCACAACAACAGATCAAATCCAAATCAGTTTTAGAAAGTGTAACCGTTTATAACTATGGCGCTCAATTAACACATAAAGGCAAAATAAATCTTCCGGCAGGAACTTCAGAATTGGTAATAAACAATATATCTGGTCGTATAAACGAAAATTCTATTCAAGTTGGAGTTTCATCTGGCGTTACTATTTTGGCTGTTCAATTTAATAAGGATTTTTTAAATGCTGACGCCATGAATCCAGAAATTAAAAAACTGAACGATAGCGTTAAAGTGATAAAAAACGAATTAAGCAAAACCAAAAATGCAAAAACGATCGAAGAACAAACCTTGGTTTTATTAGATGAGAATAGAAAATCGGGAGGTTATAATAATGGAACTAACGTAGTTGAATTAGCAAAATTAGCAGAATATTACCGAAGCAAAAATAACGAAGTTAGAAATGCAATTTCCAGTTTAACTTTAATTGAAGAAAAACAAAGTCAAAGGCTAAATGCTTTAGAGCAGCAAATAGTAGAATTAAGAAACAGTCCAAATCAGCAACTTGGGCAGTTGGTTTTACAAGTTATGGCGAAAGAAAATGTAGATGCAAACTATAACATATCTTACGTTGCTCCAAATGCGAATTGGGCTGCCAGTTACGATATCAAGGCTATTAGTATTTTGAATCCTTTAGGCGTAGTTTATAAAGCTGCAATTACACAAAACACAGGTTTAGATTGGAAGAAAGTTAAGCTTTCCTTATCTACCGGAAATCCCAATTATAATATTACCGCTCCGGTTTTAAACCCTTGGTTTGTTTCAACTTATCAGCCGCAGCAAATTCGAATTAGAGGGATGTCTACTGCTAACATGATGAATGATACGCAAATGCTAAATGAAGTTGTGGTGTCCAGCAATTTGAAAGGAAAAGTAGAAGGTATTTCAACTGTTAATAATTACACTTCAGTCAATGAAACTCAGTTAGGCGTAACCTTTAATATTGATATTCCATATGATGTAAATAGTGATAATAAACCACATACTGTTGCTTTTAAAGAATATGAAGTGCCTGCGAAATACAAATATTATGCAGCGCCAAAAGTAAGTAGTGATGCTTATTTATTGGCTGATGTAACCGATTGGGAGAAATTAAACCTTCAGGCAGGAAATGCAAATATTATTTTCGAAGGAACTTATACAGGGAAATCATACATCGACCCTGCTAACATTTTAGATACGCTAAGTTTAAGCTTGGGAAGAGATAAAAAGATAATTATTACTAAAGAAAAACAGGCAGATTACAGCAGTACAAAGTTTGTTGGAACAAACAAAAAACAAGTATTTACTTACCTGATCAAAATTAGAAATACGAAAAAAGAAGCAATTGATTTATCCTTAAAAGATCAATACCCTTTATCTACACAGAGTGATATTGAAATAGAATTGTTAGAAGATAGCGGCGCCGAAGTTAATAAAGAAAATGGTATGCTTTCTTGGCAACTAAAAGTTGCTCCGAACGAAACTAAAACCATCAAATTAAGCTATTCGGTTAAAGCGCCGAAGAGTAAAATAATTGCCGGCCTTTAA
- a CDS encoding TIGR01777 family oxidoreductase, translating into MAKKILITGATGLIGKELKNHLLSKGYEVNTLSRKNNNELNNYIWDVNKEEIDKNAFTNVDTIIHLAGEPVADKKWTDERKKQIIDSRVKSTELLYNSLKSLPNHQVTSFISASAVGFYGDRGDEILTEESESGQGFLAEACILWENAVDQGNNLKLRVVKLRTGIVLSNDGGALPQLDKSVKLFVGSSLGTGKQWTPWIHIDDMVEMYIEAITNLEMENSYNACAPFPVTNSALTKAIAKHLHRPFWPIKVPKAALNLLLGERAETVLMSNNTSAQRILDAGFKFKYTHLDDALGKLYAPAS; encoded by the coding sequence ATGGCAAAAAAGATTCTGATTACTGGCGCTACCGGACTTATTGGAAAGGAACTGAAAAACCATTTATTAAGTAAAGGTTATGAAGTTAATACGCTTTCTCGAAAAAATAACAATGAATTAAACAATTACATTTGGGATGTTAATAAAGAGGAAATCGATAAAAATGCTTTCACTAATGTAGATACTATTATTCATTTAGCGGGTGAACCTGTTGCTGATAAAAAATGGACAGATGAACGTAAAAAGCAAATAATTGATAGTCGGGTAAAATCCACTGAGCTTCTTTATAATTCTTTAAAATCTTTGCCGAATCATCAGGTTACTTCGTTTATTTCAGCATCTGCAGTTGGTTTTTATGGTGATCGAGGTGATGAAATTCTGACCGAAGAAAGTGAAAGTGGCCAGGGATTTTTAGCTGAAGCATGCATACTTTGGGAAAATGCTGTAGATCAAGGAAACAACTTAAAGTTAAGGGTAGTAAAACTTCGAACCGGAATTGTTTTAAGTAATGATGGCGGCGCTTTACCTCAGTTAGATAAATCTGTAAAATTATTTGTGGGTTCTTCCTTAGGGACTGGCAAACAATGGACACCATGGATTCATATAGATGATATGGTTGAAATGTATATTGAAGCAATAACAAACCTAGAAATGGAGAACAGCTATAATGCTTGTGCTCCTTTTCCAGTTACAAATTCAGCGCTGACTAAGGCAATTGCAAAACATCTTCACCGCCCATTTTGGCCTATTAAAGTTCCAAAAGCTGCATTAAATTTATTATTGGGCGAACGAGCTGAAACTGTTTTAATGAGCAATAATACATCTGCTCAAAGAATTTTAGATGCAGGATTTAAGTTTAAGTATACGCATTTAGATGATGCGCTAGGAAAATTATATGCCCCGGCGTCCTAA
- a CDS encoding cryptochrome/photolyase family protein, which translates to MNRGTESSPLGTEESIKLKKSSSGDSGISIFWFRRDLRLADNAGLYHALKGDHSVLPLFIFDANILEKLAKDDARVTFIYQTLIKIKEAVQKKGSDLLIYYGKPEEIWPKILKAYHVKAVYTNHDYEPYARERDDNMAEFLTSENIAFKTFKDQVIFEKDEILKADKTPYTVFTPFYKQWYAKLNTFYTKAYPTEKYFKNLLKIKALEFPTLKDMGFEKSELEFPKIDYKDKLDHYAKERDFPALDSTTHVGLHLRFGTVSIRQAVRDAIEAKSSVWLSELAWREFYMTILWHFPYSAFDSFKKQYDKIIWRNNEVEFKAWCTGNTGYPIVDAGMRQLNEMGWMHNRIRMVTGSFLSKHLLIDWRWGEAYFASKLLDYEMASNVGGWQWAAGSGNDAAPYFRVFNPELQTKKFDSKFEYIKKWVPEFGTEKYAQPIVEHTFARERVLKAFKDALSS; encoded by the coding sequence ATGAACAGAGGAACGGAAAGTTCCCCTTTAGGGACGGAGGAATCAATAAAATTAAAAAAGTCATCGTCAGGGGATTCAGGAATAAGCATTTTTTGGTTTCGCCGCGATTTGCGTTTAGCAGATAATGCAGGATTATATCATGCGCTAAAAGGCGATCATTCGGTTTTGCCATTATTTATTTTCGACGCTAATATTCTTGAAAAACTAGCAAAAGATGATGCCCGTGTTACGTTCATATATCAAACTCTAATTAAAATCAAAGAAGCTGTTCAAAAAAAAGGATCTGATTTATTAATTTATTACGGGAAGCCTGAAGAAATTTGGCCGAAGATTTTGAAAGCTTATCATGTTAAAGCTGTCTACACTAATCATGATTATGAGCCTTATGCTCGCGAACGTGATGATAACATGGCTGAATTTTTAACGAGTGAAAACATTGCTTTTAAGACTTTTAAAGATCAAGTCATATTTGAAAAAGACGAGATTTTAAAAGCTGATAAAACACCTTACACGGTTTTTACCCCTTTTTATAAACAGTGGTATGCAAAACTTAATACATTTTATACAAAAGCTTATCCAACGGAAAAATATTTTAAAAATCTTTTAAAAATAAAAGCTTTAGAATTTCCGACGCTAAAAGATATGGGTTTTGAGAAAAGTGAATTGGAGTTTCCAAAAATCGACTATAAAGACAAGCTTGATCACTATGCAAAAGAAAGAGATTTTCCAGCTTTAGACAGCACTACACATGTTGGTTTACATTTACGTTTTGGAACTGTAAGTATCAGACAAGCGGTTCGTGACGCGATCGAAGCAAAATCTTCAGTGTGGCTTTCTGAACTTGCCTGGAGAGAATTTTATATGACCATACTTTGGCATTTTCCGTATTCAGCTTTTGATTCCTTTAAAAAACAATATGATAAAATTATATGGCGGAATAACGAGGTTGAATTTAAGGCTTGGTGCACAGGAAATACAGGTTATCCGATTGTTGATGCAGGGATGAGACAACTTAATGAAATGGGTTGGATGCATAACCGCATTCGAATGGTAACAGGAAGTTTTTTAAGTAAACATCTTTTGATTGATTGGCGTTGGGGCGAAGCTTATTTTGCAAGCAAACTTCTGGATTACGAAATGGCAAGCAATGTTGGAGGATGGCAATGGGCAGCAGGATCAGGAAACGATGCAGCGCCTTACTTCAGGGTTTTTAATCCAGAACTTCAAACTAAAAAGTTCGACTCTAAATTTGAGTACATAAAGAAATGGGTACCTGAATTTGGAACTGAAAAGTATGCTCAGCCTATAGTTGAGCATACTTTTGCAAGAGAAAGAGTTTTAAAGGCTTTTAAAGATGCTTTGTCTAGTTAG
- a CDS encoding FKBP-type peptidyl-prolyl cis-trans isomerase, translating into MNTITRLSLFAFLLATVLFTSCKKEYESIESVDDVAIQTYIKANNLGSVMKPDGSGSYYQVIDAGTGDLLANKDSVFFSYQEKSITDGTVYNATTTYGVSGTYYGYMSDTFNGTWGKALNGLKYGAKVRILVPSHLAYGKNGYPALNVPSNAILDTYINTLTYRKQWQLDDYYINTYLTANKLTATKDAATGIYYIVTNPGIVGAPISNQSSLVVNYTGRLLNGTQFDSSTDGTYTTTLNETIKGWGILKQFKPGAKVRLFIPSVLAYGAAGYSSIAPNTVLDFDIEIVSVTN; encoded by the coding sequence ATGAATACAATTACTAGACTAAGCCTTTTTGCATTTCTATTGGCTACTGTACTTTTTACTTCTTGTAAAAAGGAATATGAAAGCATTGAATCTGTTGATGACGTAGCGATTCAGACTTATATTAAAGCTAATAATTTAGGATCTGTGATGAAACCTGATGGTTCAGGATCTTATTATCAAGTTATTGATGCAGGAACTGGTGATCTTTTGGCAAATAAAGATTCCGTTTTCTTTAGTTATCAAGAGAAATCTATTACAGATGGAACCGTTTACAATGCAACCACAACATATGGAGTTAGCGGAACTTATTATGGTTACATGAGTGATACTTTTAATGGAACATGGGGTAAAGCATTGAATGGATTAAAGTATGGCGCAAAGGTTAGAATTTTAGTTCCTTCCCATTTGGCTTATGGTAAAAATGGTTATCCAGCACTTAATGTACCATCTAATGCTATATTAGATACATATATTAATACCCTTACCTATAGAAAACAATGGCAGTTAGATGATTATTATATCAACACTTATTTAACAGCTAATAAATTAACAGCAACTAAAGATGCTGCAACCGGTATTTATTATATCGTAACTAATCCTGGCATAGTAGGTGCGCCAATATCAAATCAAAGTTCATTAGTGGTTAACTATACTGGTAGACTTCTTAATGGAACTCAATTTGATTCATCTACGGATGGTACTTATACAACTACATTGAACGAAACCATAAAAGGTTGGGGAATATTGAAACAATTTAAACCTGGTGCAAAAGTTAGGCTTTTTATCCCTTCTGTTTTAGCCTATGGCGCAGCAGGCTATAGTTCTATTGCACCTAACACCGTATTAGATTTTGATATTGAGATTGTTAGTGTTACTAACTAG
- a CDS encoding FKBP-type peptidyl-prolyl cis-trans isomerase — protein sequence MIKIKYISVILLCVAMLSACKKEEDADKQITDYIAANNITAIKDASGLYYQITKPGTGTANINANSKITITYVGKLLNGNVFDNGGGTQQTFTLGQLIQGWQIGIPKIQKGGEIRLIIPPNLGYGNSAAGSIPANSVLDFTIQLINVQ from the coding sequence ATGATTAAAATTAAATACATTTCCGTAATTCTATTGTGTGTTGCAATGCTATCTGCTTGTAAAAAAGAGGAAGATGCTGATAAGCAAATAACAGATTATATTGCAGCAAATAATATTACCGCAATTAAAGATGCCTCAGGTTTATATTACCAAATTACTAAGCCTGGTACGGGTACAGCAAACATTAATGCAAATTCTAAAATCACCATTACTTACGTTGGCAAATTGTTAAATGGCAATGTATTCGATAATGGTGGGGGTACTCAGCAAACTTTCACATTGGGGCAATTAATACAGGGATGGCAAATCGGGATTCCCAAAATTCAAAAAGGAGGCGAAATCAGGTTGATTATTCCACCTAATTTAGGCTATGGAAATAGTGCTGCAGGCAGTATCCCAGCAAATTCTGTATTGGATTTTACTATACAATTAATAAACGTACAATAG
- a CDS encoding acyl-CoA dehydrogenase family protein, with amino-acid sequence METTEKNTIKGGEFLIKETTYQDIFIPEEFDEEQQMIAQTCRDFLASEVNPILDRIDSQEEGLMPLLMDKAGALGILGVSVPEEYGGFGKNFNTSMLVADVCGAGHSFAVALSAHTGIGTLPILYYGNEEQKAKYIPKLASGEWKAAYCLTEPNSGSDANSGKTKAKLSEDGKHYIITGQKMWITNGGFADIFIVFAKIDDDKNLTAFIVEKAFGGITMNPEEHKMGIKGSSTRQVFFNDCEVPVENMLSERENGFKIAVNILNIGRIKLSAAAIGASKATLNIAINYSNERIQFGRPISKYGAIRFKIAEIASKLYAVDAANYRAGQNIDDTYDQLVAGGMESGKARLKSVEQFAVECAILKVWGSEALDYTVDEGVQIYGGMGFSADAPMDRAYRDARINRIFEGTNEINRLLTVDMMLKRAMKGELDLMGPATAVAAELMSIPDFGEEDTTLFAAEKKVLANLKKAALMVAGAAVQKLMMTLSKEQEILMNIADMAGYVYVAESALLRTEKLVSMRGEEACADQLDLLKIYLVEAVDGIAKAGKEALWAFAEGDEQRMMLVGLRRFTKMEPFNVKDARQRVAQKLIEANKYIF; translated from the coding sequence ATGGAAACAACTGAAAAAAACACAATTAAAGGTGGCGAGTTTTTAATTAAAGAAACCACTTATCAGGATATTTTTATCCCTGAAGAATTTGATGAGGAGCAACAAATGATTGCGCAGACTTGTCGTGATTTTTTGGCTTCGGAAGTAAATCCCATCTTGGATCGAATTGACAGTCAGGAAGAAGGTTTGATGCCATTATTGATGGATAAAGCCGGCGCTTTAGGTATTTTAGGTGTTTCAGTTCCAGAAGAATACGGAGGTTTTGGCAAAAACTTTAATACCTCCATGTTGGTTGCTGATGTTTGTGGTGCTGGTCATTCGTTTGCGGTTGCACTTTCTGCGCATACAGGAATTGGTACATTGCCAATTTTGTATTATGGCAATGAAGAACAAAAAGCAAAATATATTCCAAAACTTGCTTCAGGAGAATGGAAAGCAGCATATTGTTTAACAGAACCGAACTCCGGCTCTGATGCAAACTCCGGCAAAACAAAAGCAAAGTTGAGTGAAGATGGGAAACATTACATCATTACGGGACAAAAAATGTGGATCACCAACGGTGGTTTCGCGGATATTTTTATCGTATTCGCAAAAATTGATGATGATAAAAATCTAACGGCATTTATCGTTGAGAAAGCGTTTGGTGGTATTACTATGAATCCTGAAGAGCATAAAATGGGGATTAAAGGTTCATCTACGCGTCAGGTTTTCTTTAACGACTGTGAAGTTCCGGTAGAAAATATGCTGAGTGAGAGAGAGAACGGTTTCAAAATCGCGGTGAACATTTTAAATATTGGTAGAATTAAATTATCTGCTGCAGCAATTGGCGCATCAAAAGCAACTTTAAACATCGCTATAAATTATTCAAACGAACGTATTCAATTCGGTCGCCCAATTTCTAAATATGGTGCCATTCGTTTTAAAATTGCAGAAATTGCTTCTAAGTTATATGCTGTTGATGCCGCAAACTATCGTGCCGGACAAAATATTGATGATACTTACGATCAATTGGTTGCAGGTGGAATGGAATCTGGAAAAGCAAGATTAAAATCGGTTGAGCAATTTGCGGTTGAATGCGCAATCTTAAAAGTTTGGGGTTCAGAAGCATTGGATTATACGGTTGATGAAGGTGTTCAAATTTATGGTGGAATGGGTTTCAGTGCAGACGCACCAATGGACAGGGCTTATCGCGATGCAAGAATTAACAGAATTTTCGAAGGTACAAATGAGATAAATCGGTTGCTTACCGTTGATATGATGCTTAAACGTGCGATGAAAGGAGAACTGGATTTAATGGGGCCGGCAACAGCTGTGGCAGCAGAATTAATGAGTATTCCTGATTTTGGAGAAGAAGATACCACCTTATTTGCTGCTGAAAAAAAGGTTTTGGCCAATTTGAAGAAAGCAGCTTTGATGGTTGCAGGCGCTGCGGTTCAAAAATTAATGATGACATTAAGCAAAGAGCAAGAGATTTTGATGAACATCGCCGATATGGCAGGTTACGTTTATGTAGCTGAATCAGCTTTGCTTAGAACAGAGAAATTAGTTTCGATGCGTGGTGAAGAAGCTTGTGCTGATCAACTTGACTTATTGAAAATTTATTTAGTTGAAGCTGTTGATGGAATCGCGAAAGCGGGTAAAGAAGCACTTTGGGCCTTTGCAGAAGGTGATGAACAACGGATGATGTTAGTCGGTTTACGTCGCTTTACAAAAATGGAACCGTTTAATGTTAAAGATGCTCGCCAAAGGGTTGCGCAGAAATTAATAGAGGCTAATAAGTATATTTTTTAA
- a CDS encoding four helix bundle protein, with translation MHNFRQLQIWKEGMAIAKTTYLQINNLPASEKFGLISQISRCAVSVPSNIAEGSSRPSNKEFSHFISIALGSLFELETQLQLSIDLDFINQRDIEKLMLDIIQLQKKISTFKKTLI, from the coding sequence ATGCATAATTTTAGGCAATTGCAGATTTGGAAAGAAGGGATGGCTATAGCCAAAACCACTTATTTGCAAATTAACAATCTGCCGGCATCAGAAAAGTTTGGTTTAATTTCTCAGATTTCAAGATGTGCAGTTTCTGTGCCATCAAATATTGCCGAAGGTTCATCAAGACCATCAAATAAGGAGTTTAGCCATTTTATATCAATTGCTTTGGGTTCCTTATTTGAATTGGAAACCCAGCTTCAATTATCAATCGACCTTGATTTTATAAACCAAAGAGACATTGAAAAACTAATGCTTGACATTATACAATTACAAAAAAAGATTTCAACTTTTAAAAAGACACTTATATAA
- a CDS encoding acetyl-CoA C-acyltransferase — MEAYIIAGYRTAVGKAPRGVFRFTRADDLAAEVIRALVASVPNLDTEQVDDVIVGNATPEAEQGLNIGRMISLMGLDTDKVPGVTVNRYCASGLDTIATAVAKIKAGMADCIIAGGVEVMSGMPFGGWKLVPNADVAKNNPDWYWGMGLTAEAVAKEYKVSREDQDAFSLKSHEKAIHAIKNGHLKDGVLPITINENYLDDNLKKKTRSYVVDTDEGPRADTTLEKLAKLKPVFDAMGSVTAGNSSQTSDGAAFVLVVSEKKMKELNAEPIARLVSYGIAGVPPRIMGIGPIEAIPKALKQAGLKQSDIDLIELNEAFASQSLAVIRTLDLNPDIINVNGGAIALGHPLGCTGAKLTVQMMSELKRQNKKYGMVTMCVGTGQGAAGIFELF; from the coding sequence ATGGAAGCATACATTATAGCCGGATATCGTACAGCAGTGGGCAAAGCGCCCCGTGGCGTATTTCGTTTTACAAGAGCTGATGATTTAGCTGCAGAAGTGATTCGAGCTTTAGTAGCATCAGTTCCGAATTTAGATACTGAGCAAGTCGACGATGTAATTGTAGGAAACGCTACGCCAGAGGCAGAACAAGGCTTAAATATCGGCCGAATGATTTCGCTTATGGGTTTGGATACTGATAAAGTTCCTGGCGTTACCGTTAATCGATATTGCGCTTCAGGTTTGGATACCATTGCTACGGCAGTTGCCAAAATTAAGGCTGGAATGGCTGATTGCATCATTGCAGGTGGTGTTGAAGTAATGAGTGGTATGCCCTTTGGCGGTTGGAAATTGGTTCCAAATGCTGATGTTGCCAAAAATAATCCAGATTGGTATTGGGGAATGGGCCTCACTGCCGAAGCAGTTGCGAAAGAATATAAGGTGAGTCGTGAAGATCAAGATGCATTTTCTTTAAAATCTCATGAGAAAGCGATTCATGCAATAAAAAACGGTCATTTAAAAGATGGAGTTTTGCCAATCACAATAAATGAAAACTATCTGGATGATAATTTGAAAAAGAAAACTCGGTCATACGTTGTTGATACTGATGAAGGTCCGAGGGCTGATACCACTTTAGAAAAATTAGCAAAATTAAAACCAGTTTTTGATGCCATGGGAAGTGTAACTGCTGGAAATTCTTCGCAAACATCTGATGGTGCAGCTTTTGTTTTAGTGGTTTCAGAAAAGAAAATGAAAGAACTAAATGCTGAGCCGATCGCTAGATTAGTGAGTTACGGCATTGCTGGCGTTCCGCCAAGAATAATGGGAATCGGACCGATTGAAGCTATTCCAAAAGCATTAAAACAAGCAGGTTTAAAACAAAGCGATATTGATTTAATCGAATTGAATGAGGCTTTTGCATCACAATCTTTAGCAGTAATTAGAACATTGGATTTAAATCCTGACATCATAAACGTTAATGGTGGAGCAATTGCGTTAGGTCATCCGCTGGGTTGTACCGGAGCAAAATTAACGGTTCAAATGATGAGTGAATTAAAAAGACAAAATAAAAAATACGGAATGGTAACCATGTGCGTGGGAACCGGGCAAGGTGCGGCAGGGATTTTTGAGCTGTTCTAG